Proteins encoded within one genomic window of Sphaerotilus montanus:
- a CDS encoding sugar phosphate isomerase/epimerase family protein, whose protein sequence is MPTTSPIRGPGVFLAQFAGDAAPYDTLDGLAGWAAGHGYAGVQIPTWDTRLIDLALAADSQTYCDDLCSRLADHGLQITELSTHLQGQLVAVHPAYDAPMDAFAPEAVRGKYAERTEWAKRQLHLAAKASQRLGLKAHATFSGALAWPYLYPWPQRPAGLIEAAFDELAARWRPILDAFDEAGVDVCYEVHPGEDLCDGASYEMFLERVGNHPRANLLYDPSHFVLQQLDYLAYIDCYHERIKAFHVKDAEFRPTGKQGVYGGFQSWKDRAGRFRSLGDGQVDFRAIFSKLTQYGYTGWAVLEWECCIKHPEQGAAEGAPFIRDHLIRVADKAFDDFAASATDDATNRRMLGLEPRA, encoded by the coding sequence ATGCCCACGACTTCCCCGATCCGCGGCCCGGGCGTCTTCCTGGCGCAGTTCGCGGGCGATGCCGCGCCGTACGACACGCTCGACGGCCTGGCCGGCTGGGCGGCAGGCCACGGCTACGCGGGCGTGCAGATCCCGACCTGGGACACCCGCCTGATCGACCTCGCGCTCGCCGCAGACAGCCAGACCTACTGCGACGACCTGTGCAGCCGGCTCGCCGACCACGGCCTGCAGATCACCGAGCTGTCCACCCACCTGCAGGGCCAGCTGGTTGCGGTGCACCCGGCGTACGACGCACCGATGGATGCCTTCGCACCGGAGGCCGTGCGCGGCAAGTACGCCGAGCGCACCGAATGGGCCAAGCGCCAGCTGCATCTGGCCGCAAAAGCCTCGCAGCGCCTCGGCTTGAAGGCGCACGCCACCTTCAGCGGCGCGCTCGCGTGGCCCTATCTGTACCCGTGGCCGCAGCGCCCGGCCGGGCTGATCGAGGCGGCCTTCGACGAACTCGCGGCACGCTGGCGGCCGATCCTCGATGCCTTCGACGAGGCGGGCGTGGACGTCTGCTACGAGGTCCATCCCGGCGAAGACCTCTGCGACGGGGCGAGCTACGAGATGTTCCTGGAGCGTGTCGGCAACCACCCGCGCGCCAACCTGCTGTACGACCCGAGCCACTTCGTGCTGCAGCAGCTCGACTACCTCGCCTACATCGACTGTTACCACGAGCGCATCAAGGCCTTCCACGTCAAGGACGCCGAGTTCCGCCCGACTGGCAAACAAGGTGTCTACGGCGGCTTCCAGTCGTGGAAGGACCGCGCCGGCCGCTTCCGCTCGCTCGGCGACGGGCAGGTGGATTTCCGCGCCATCTTCAGCAAGCTGACCCAGTACGGCTACACCGGCTGGGCGGTGCTGGAGTGGGAGTGCTGCATCAAGCACCCGGAGCAAGGCGCGGCGGAAGGCGCCCCATTCATCCGCGACCACCTGATCCGCGTCGCCGACAAGGCCTTCGACGACTTCGCCGCCAGCGCCACCGACGACGCGACCAACCGCCGCATGCTCGGCCTGGAGCCCCGCGCATGA